CTCATCGGTGCGCGGCGCGCAGGACGGTTCTATCGCAACCCGACGGAAGGCTCAAGGCAACGCGTTGATCGTGTGCAGCACCTGCTGGTTGACCGCGGCGCCGTCGGCGGTCTTGAGCTTGAAGGCCAGCAGTTGCTGCATCACCGGTTTCACGTCTGCGATGGACAACGTCACCGTCCTGCCGTCGGCAGAGAGCATGGCGGCGGTGATGTCGAGCGGGTCGGTGCCGTTGCGCGCGGGGTCGGAGACGGAGACCTTCGGCGAGCCGTAGTGGCCGGTGCGTTTGTAGTTCCACGGCGACCCGGACCAGTTGCCGGTGTCCTCGGCGATGGACGTGTCGAGCGGCGGCGTGAACGTGAGCGTCACGCCGTTCCGTGCCACCTTCAGCCCGCTCACGGACACCACGGGCTTGCCGGTGAAGCGCACCCGGTCGAAGCCGGTCTCCTGCCCCGCGTTGCTTTGCCAGCCGCGGAGTCCTGCGACGCAAAGCTGGCCGTCGCGGTGAGACAACCTGTGAGGCAAGGCGCGGGTTTTGGATGGGATCTCATTCGAGCGGGGTTTCGTGCTGGTTCAAATCCACGACGCAGTCCCGGGCTTGTTTTGGACCCTTGGATTGAAAGTTGAATCCAGCCGCGAGGGTCACGTTCGGAACCGCCGGCAGATGCAGCTTCCATCCCGGCGCCACTGTGGTTTCATCGGCGCGTGCGAATTCTCGGCATCATCCCAGCGCGTTACGCCTCGACGAGGTTTCCCGGCAAGGCGCTGCACCCCATCGCAGGCAAGCCGCTCGTGCAGCACGTGGTGGAGCGATGCAGGCTGGCGAAGTCGTTGAGCGAAGTGATCGTGGCGACGGATGACGCCCGAATCGCCGACGTGGGGCGAATCTTCTGCCGCGTGGAGATGACGCGGGAGGACCACCCGAGCGGCTCGGACCGCATCGCGGAAGTTGCCGCGCGCTGCGAATGCGACGCGGTGATCAACGTGCAGGGCGACGAACCGCTGATTGATCCGGCGGTGATTGACGCGGTGGCCGGCGCGCTGGCGACGTGCGAGATGAGCACGGCCGCGACCCCGATTCGCAGGGTCGAGGATTACGACAATCCAAACGTCGTGAAAGTCGTTGTCAGCGCGGCCGGGCGCGCCTTATATTTTTCCCGGCGCACGATTCCGTTTGTGCGAGATGCCGCCGGCCGTTCCGCGGGTGAACAACTGGCGGCGTTTCCGTTTTTGAAGCACCTCGGGATCTACGGTTACCGGCGCGAGTCGCTGCTGAGGCTGGTGCGCTGCCCGGTTTCGCCGCTCGAGGCGGCCGAAAGGCTGGAGCAGTTGCGCGCGCTTGAGTGCGGCATCCCGATCGCCGTCGTGCGCGTGGATTACGACAGCGTGGGCGTGGATGCGCCGGGGGATGTGGCGCGGGCCGAGGCGATGCTGGCGGTTGGAACATGAAATACATCTTCGTCACGGGTGGCGTGGTGAGCTCGTTGGGCAAGGGCCTGACAGCGGCCGCGCTCGGCACGCTGCTGGAGAACCGCGGCATCAAGGTCGCGCTGCAAAAATTCGACCCATACCTCAACGTCGACCCCGGCACGATGAGTCCGTTCCAGCACGGCGAGGTTTACGTGCTTGACGACGGCGCGGAGACTGACCTGGACCTCGGCCACTACGAGCGATTCACCAGCACCAAGCTCACGCGCTACAACAACCTTACGAGCGGGCAGGTGTATCAGACGGTCCTCAACAACGAGCGCGAGGGGAAGTATCTGGGCAAGACGGTGCAGGTCATCCCGCATGTGACGGACGAGATTCAGCGCCGCATCCGCCTGATCGCCGAACAGTCAAAGGCTGACGTGCTCATCACGGAAATCGGCGGCACGACCGGCGACATCGAGGGGTTGCCGTTCCTCGAGGCCATCCGCGAATTTGCGCTCGAAGCCGGCCCGGGAAACGTGCTGTTCCTGCACGTCACCTACGTGCCGTTCATCAAGGCCGCGGGCGAGCTCAAGACCAAGCCCACGCAGCAGAGCATCGCCAAGCTCCGTGAAATCGGCATCGCTCCGCACGTGCTCGTCTGCCGTTGTGAGCGCCCGCTCGACAAGGCGCTGCGCCAGAAGATTTCCCTTTTCTGCAACGTCTCCTACGACGCTGTCATCGAAGAGA
This window of the Verrucomicrobiota bacterium genome carries:
- the kdsB gene encoding 3-deoxy-manno-octulosonate cytidylyltransferase, translating into MRILGIIPARYASTRFPGKALHPIAGKPLVQHVVERCRLAKSLSEVIVATDDARIADVGRIFCRVEMTREDHPSGSDRIAEVAARCECDAVINVQGDEPLIDPAVIDAVAGALATCEMSTAATPIRRVEDYDNPNVVKVVVSAAGRALYFSRRTIPFVRDAAGRSAGEQLAAFPFLKHLGIYGYRRESLLRLVRCPVSPLEAAERLEQLRALECGIPIAVVRVDYDSVGVDAPGDVARAEAMLAVGT